Proteins encoded within one genomic window of Gasterosteus aculeatus chromosome 18, fGasAcu3.hap1.1, whole genome shotgun sequence:
- the LOC120807736 gene encoding microtubule-associated protein RP/EB family member 3 isoform X1, producing the protein MAVNVYSTSMTVENLSRHDMLAWVNDSLQLTHTKIEQLCSGSAYCQLMDMLFPGCILMKKVKFNAKLEHEYINNFKVLQGSFKRMKVDKIISVERLVKGKFQDNFEFLQWFKKFFDANYDGKEYDPLSSRQGNEGTPPPPHPDEPIRHKPKTPSRSGPMRTSPTAPKSVCPPPRQINLAPVRKTSHVTRNGDVELIELNQQLLDLKLNLDGLEKERDFYFGKLRDIELLCQDKDNPILNKILDVLYATEDGFAPPDDEEIEEAAQGDQEEF; encoded by the exons ATGGCGGTGAATGTTTACTCCACCTCTATGACTGTAGAGAACCTCAGTCGCCATGACATGTTGGCATGGGTCAATGACTCcctgcagctcacacacacgaAGATCGAGCAGCTCTGTTCAG gTTCTGCCTACTGTCAGCTTATGGACATGCTGTTTCCAGGGTGTATATTAATGAAGAAGGTTAAGTTTAATGCTAAACTGGAACATGAATACATCAACAATTTCAAGGTCTTGCAAGGTTCTTTCAAGAGAATGAAGGTGGACAAG ATCATCTCCGTGGAGAGGCTGGTAAAAGGGAAGTTTCAGGACAACTTTGAGTTCCTTCAGTGGTTTAAGAAGTTTTTTGATGCCAACTATGACGGGAAAGAATACGATCCTTTAAGCTCAAGGCAGGGCAATGAGGGGACGCCGCCTCCACCACACCCAG ATGAACCCATTCGCCACAAACCTAAAACACCCTCACGATCAG gcCCCATGAGAACATCTCCCACAGCACCAAAGagtgtttgcccccccccgagGCAGATAAACCTAGCACCGGTCCGCAAGACATCTCACGTGACCCGTAACGGAGACGTTGAGCTCATAGAGCTCAACCAGCAG CTGCTGGACTTAAAGCTGAATCTAGATGgactggagaaggagagggactTCTACTTTGGAAAGCTGAGAGACATTGAGCTGTTGTGCCAGGACAAAGACAACCCGATCCTCAACAAAATCTTGGATGTACTCTACGCTACAGAG GATGGATTTGCACCACCTGACGATGAAGAAATAGAGGAAGCGGCACAGGGGGACCAGGAGGAGTTCTGA
- the LOC120807736 gene encoding microtubule-associated protein RP/EB family member 3 isoform X2, whose product MAVNVYSTSMTVENLSRHDMLAWVNDSLQLTHTKIEQLCSGSAYCQLMDMLFPGCILMKKVKFNAKLEHEYINNFKVLQGSFKRMKVDKIISVERLVKGKFQDNFEFLQWFKKFFDANYDGKEYDPLSSRQGNEGTPPPPHPGPMRTSPTAPKSVCPPPRQINLAPVRKTSHVTRNGDVELIELNQQLLDLKLNLDGLEKERDFYFGKLRDIELLCQDKDNPILNKILDVLYATEDGFAPPDDEEIEEAAQGDQEEF is encoded by the exons ATGGCGGTGAATGTTTACTCCACCTCTATGACTGTAGAGAACCTCAGTCGCCATGACATGTTGGCATGGGTCAATGACTCcctgcagctcacacacacgaAGATCGAGCAGCTCTGTTCAG gTTCTGCCTACTGTCAGCTTATGGACATGCTGTTTCCAGGGTGTATATTAATGAAGAAGGTTAAGTTTAATGCTAAACTGGAACATGAATACATCAACAATTTCAAGGTCTTGCAAGGTTCTTTCAAGAGAATGAAGGTGGACAAG ATCATCTCCGTGGAGAGGCTGGTAAAAGGGAAGTTTCAGGACAACTTTGAGTTCCTTCAGTGGTTTAAGAAGTTTTTTGATGCCAACTATGACGGGAAAGAATACGATCCTTTAAGCTCAAGGCAGGGCAATGAGGGGACGCCGCCTCCACCACACCCAG gcCCCATGAGAACATCTCCCACAGCACCAAAGagtgtttgcccccccccgagGCAGATAAACCTAGCACCGGTCCGCAAGACATCTCACGTGACCCGTAACGGAGACGTTGAGCTCATAGAGCTCAACCAGCAG CTGCTGGACTTAAAGCTGAATCTAGATGgactggagaaggagagggactTCTACTTTGGAAAGCTGAGAGACATTGAGCTGTTGTGCCAGGACAAAGACAACCCGATCCTCAACAAAATCTTGGATGTACTCTACGCTACAGAG GATGGATTTGCACCACCTGACGATGAAGAAATAGAGGAAGCGGCACAGGGGGACCAGGAGGAGTTCTGA
- the esco2 gene encoding N-acetyltransferase ESCO2 has product MIPTATRKRKLSPLDSDSHPAKNRVREKLSPLKRTSPRRRPQSPTKKKPVGQPNKRNSTSPQKYPRKAAGSPAKLPQKSPFKPSMVTTSFYGLKKPVYLTPLERKALKDSLPPPPPPPPVVLPSPPSQKKKTHKKSVKGGSKRRKVSAVSSNVWKTALTSNATPKTIKLSKPNSSVAATPASSTIAASAIGSKPAESRKAAIHTVGSLKPKPKIFVGAAFFSTGKKLTSMYKKSAPKSSTSKASVPKSKPVQLQTQSENLRPAAPPTTQQPKPSNETDVPPVETEENLQSTKRREKFDLLDWMDPIDELPVTPQTFSSLKRLPEKYGITKELTIVLARTPTASPSSTVSLSTECGGSGMAFDPSKQNPNVLAASPPKETGGMYPIFGSASKRLRNAALRPPASCSSPPGPITPLQTTSSLKERPVRRRKEKADDDQLIIDAGQKQFGATTCSSCGMVYSADNPEDHFQHTQFHQRFLDSIKFVGWKKERVVAEFWDGKILLVMPDDPKYAIKKAEDVRRVADSELGFQQVTLSRPTQAKTYLFINTERMVVGCLVAESIRQAHRVLEQPNQPKDMTKDDFMERHRAWCCDTTPEQALCGISRIWVFSLARRQGVATRMLDTVRSTFMYGSHLTKEEIAFSDPTPDGKLFATKYTNTPTFLVYNFVA; this is encoded by the exons ATGATACCCACTGCTACCAGGAAGAGGAAGCTCTCCCCGCTGGATTCTGACAG CCACCCAGCCAAGAACAGGGTGAGGGAGAAGTTGTCCCCCTTGAAGAGGACCTCCCCCAGGAGGCGCCCACAGTCTCCGACTAAGAAAAAACCAGTTGGGCAGCCAAACAAGAGGAACTCTACCTCGCCGCAGAAATACCCCCGAAAAGCAGCCG GCTCTCCAGCCAAATTACCTCAGAAGTCTCCCTTCAAACCTTCAATGGTTACAACTTCCTTCTATGGCCTGAAGAAACCAGTCTATCTCACTCCACTCGAGAGGAAGGCACTCAAGGACTCgttgcctcctcctccacctcctcctcctgttgttcTGCCTTCACCTCCTTCCCAGAAGAAAAAGACTCATAAGAAGAGTGTTAAAGGAGGCAGCAAGCGGAGAAAGGTGTCTGCAGTATCTAGTAATGTGTGGAAGACTGCTCTCACAAGCAATGCGACCCCAAAGACGATCAAACTGTCCAAACCCAACAGCAG TGTTGCCGCTACGCCAGCGTCCAGTACAATCGCTGCTTCGGCCATCGGCAGTAAACCAGCAGAGTCCAGGAAAGCAGCCATCCATACCGTCGGCAGCCTGAAGCCCAAACCCAAGATCTTTGTAGGAGCTGCTTTCTTCAGTACTGGCAAGAAACTAACATCTATGTACAAGAAATCTGCACCGAAATCTTCAACCAGCAAAGCTTCAGTCCCGAAAAGCAAACCTGTCCAACTGCAGACACAAAGTGAGAATTTGAGGCCCGCGGCTCCACCGACGACCCAACAGCCGAAACCCTCTAATGAG ACGGATGTTCCGCCGGTCGAGACAGAAGAGAACTTGCAAAGTACCAAGCGGAGAGAAAAGTTTGATCTGTTGGACTGGATGGATCCAATTGACGAACTGCCTGTAACTCCACAAACATTCAG TTCTCTGAAAAGGTTGCCAGAGAAATATGGAATTACCAAGGAACTGACGATTGTGTTGGCAAGGACGCCAACAGCAAGTCCCTCATCCACTGTGTCCCTCAGTACCGAG TGTGGCGGCTCTGGAATGGCGTTTGATCCGAGTAAGCAAAATCCCAACGTTTTGGCTGCCAGCCCACCCAAAG AGACGGGAGGGATGTATCCCATCTTCGGCTCTGCCTCAAAGAG GTTAAGAAATGCAGCGCTGCGTCCGCCGGCGTCCTGCAGCAGCCCCCCCGGCCCGATAACGCCCCTACAGACAACGTCTTCACTCAAAGAACGACCCGTCCgcaggaggaaagagaaagcGGATGATGACCAGCTTATTATC GATGCAGGACAAAAGCAGTTTGGCGCGACGACCTGCAGCTCATGTGGGATGGTTTACAGCGCGGACAACCCAGAAGACCATTTCCAGCACACGCAGTTCCACCAGCGCTTCCTCGACTCCATCAAATTTGTG GGCTGGAAGAAGGAGCGGGTGGTGGCCGAGTTCTGGGATGGAAAAATCCTCCTCGTCATGCCAGACGATCCCAAATACGCCATTAAAAAG GCTGAGGACGTGCGCCGCGTAGCGGATAGCGAGTTGGGTTTCCAGCAGGTGACCCTGAGCAGACCCACGCAGGCCAAAACGTACCTGTTCATCAACACGGAGCGCATGGTGGTGGGCTGCCTGGTCGCTGAATCTATCCGCCAG GCTCACCGGGTCCTCGAGCAGCCAAACCAACCAAAGGACATGACAAAGGACGACTTCATGGAGCGACACCGCGCCTGGTGCTGCGACACCACGCCGGAACAAGCTCTGTGTGGGATCAGTCGCATCTGGGTCTTCAGCCTGGCCAGGCGGCAGGGCGTCGCCACGCGCATGCTGGACACCGTCAG gagcaCCTTCATGTACGGCAGCCATCTCACCAAAGAGGAAATCGCTTTCTCTGACCCGACGCCTGATGGCAAATTGTTTGCCACAAAGTACACCAACACACCGACCTTCCTCGTTTACAACTTTGTGGCATGA
- the ccdc25 gene encoding coiled-coil domain-containing protein 25, with protein MVFYFTSAVVNPHHTIYMGKDKYENEDLIKYGWPEDIWFHVDKLSSAHVYLRLPKGRTIDDIPPEVLVDCAQLVKNNSIQGCKMNNIKVVYTPWANLKKTGDMDVGQIGFFRQKEVKIVAVEKKVNEIVNRLEKTKDERFPDLAAEKESRDQEERNEKKAQLLDLKKQEKEEQKRKKEMEELKSYSSLMKSENMTTNEDGNDSDDFM; from the exons ATGGTCTTTTACTTCACGAGTGCCG TGGTGAACCCCCACCACACAATCTACATGGGAAAAGACAAATATGAAA ATGAGGATCTGATAAAGTACGGATGGCCTGAAGACATCTG GTTTCATGTGGACAAACTGTCTTCAGCTCACGTTTATCTGAGACTGCCAAAG GGTCGGACCATAGATGATATTCCCCCCGAGGTGCTGGTAGATTGTGCACAGCTGGTGAAAAACAACAGCATCCAAG GCTGTAAGATGAACAACATCAAAGTGGTTTACACACCTTGGGCCAACCTGAAAAAAACGGGAGACATGGACGTTGGACAGATCGGCTTCTTTCGACAGAAAGAG GTGAAGATTGTGGCAGTGGAGAAGAAGGTCAATGAGATCGTAAACCGCCTGGAGAAAACCAAAGATGAACGCTTCCCTGACCTGGCAGCCGAGAAAGAGTCGAGGGACCAAGAGGAGAGGAACGAGAAGAAAGCTCAGCTTCTAGACCTGAAGAAGCAAGAGAAGGAGgaacagaagaggaaaaaagagatGGAGGAACTCAA gAGCTACTCTTCACTGATGAAGAGTGAAAATATGACGACCAATGAG GACGGTAACGATTCAGACGACTTCATGTAA
- the tmem214 gene encoding transmembrane protein 214, whose product MASNNAGGKWEVVKKGKKNSSGGGSGGGKNTSDKKPGGGGRKALGESNQGSRAPIVMSATLYDGFEKMAKKQNKEQVPPPAESENKKPSTSKPPKKPHSSSAAPSPVHKTLEDAFKSLDVGDLKQQLARSQTLFPENPSVWVKDLAGYLNLNLTAPETEPTLSSYAHDYPYCLSGKELKGVIKGLIGRCSDILPDFFDHCVYTMLREMDRQTGEPLHGYRVCIQAILQDKPRIATQNLPEYLELLRSVQNRPMKCLTIMWALGQAGFYDLSQGLRVWLGIMLPVLGLKALSSYAIAYLERLLLLHANLTKGFGIMGPKEFFPLLDFAFMPKNALTSSLQEQLRRLYPRLKALAFGAKPESTLHTYLPSFLSRATPHCPDEMKRELLSSMTECLCVDVQSLGVWRQLYTKHLPQSSLLLNHLLKSWKSLPPKLRKNLEETVQSFKVTNDEMKDAVESPELQECNSLCQNLQVKMRGRGFPWSKLLMVLLVFVAGFIAHDVRSHGSFADSTTALHLRSSGVTDVSQQAWSKVKLYSTQGFSWLETNTPHYYSECARVLGPLLEQGLEKSKTAAIFISENTTQFILWVKEKTPQAIEWVNTNTPDSVFQVLAYLKELLLSLHHNYILPALAYLSELLQRAWANLQESCNGEVSVSCLQGHALSFTNTTWQLLQHTTTAIKTWAQDLLTQA is encoded by the exons ATGGCTTCCAATAACGCGGGCGGCAAATGGGAGGTGgtgaagaaagggaagaagaacagcagcggcggcggctcagGAGGAGGCAAGAACACGTCGGATAAGAAGCCCGGCGGCGGGGGGAGGAAAGCGCTGGGCGAATCCAACCAGGGGTCCAGAG CACCCATCGTGATGTCCGCAACTCTGTACGACGGCTTTGAGAAGATGGCGAAGAAACAGAACAAGGAGCAGGTTCCACCGCCGGCCGAGTCCGAGAACAAGAAGCCCTCGACGAGTAAACCGCCGAAGAAGCCGCACTCCAGCAGCGCGGCCCCCTCCCCGGTTCACAAGACCCTTGAGGATGCCTTCAAAAGT TTGGATGTCGGCGACCTGAAACAGCAGCTGGCTCGCAGTCAGACCCTGTTCCCAGAAAACCCATCGGTGTGGGTCAAAGACCTGGCGGGATACCTCAACCTCAATCTGACTGCGCCGGAGACGGAGCCCACACTCAGCAGCTACGCTCACG ACTACCCATACTGCCTGTCAGGAAAGGAGCTGAAGGGAGTGATCAAAGGCCTCATCGGGCGCTGCAGTGATATTCTGCCAGACTTCTTCGACCACTGTGTTTATACAATGCTGCGGGAGATGGACAGGCAGACGG GAGAACCTCTGCATGGCTACAGAGTTTGCATCCAGGCAATCCTACAGGACAAACCCAGGATAGCCACCCAGAACCTGCCAGAA TATTTGGAGTTGCTGCGATCAGTTCAGAATCGTCCTATGAAGTGTTTGACCATCATGTGGGCTCTTGGCCAAGCTGGATTTTATGACCTCAGCCAGGGACTGAGAG tgtggcTGGGTATCATGCTTCCTGTGCTGGGATTGAAGGCCTTGTCTTCATATGCCATCGCCTACCTGGAGAGACTTCTGCT ACTTCATGCAAACCTGACAAAAGGATTTGGCATCATGGGCCCTAAAGAGTTCTTTCCTTTATTAGATTTTGCTTTCATGCCAAAGAACGCCCTGACATCAAG tcTTCAGGAGCAGCTGAGGCGTCTGTATCCTCGACTGAAGGCCCTGGCATTCGGAGCCAAACCCGAGAGCACGTTACACACATACCTGCCATCGTTTCTGTCCAGAGCCACGCCACACTGTCCAGATGAAATGAAGAGAgag CTGCTCAGCAGTATGacggagtgtctgtgtgtggatgtcCAGAGTCTGGGAGTGTGGAGGCAGCTCTACACCAAACACTTACCCCAGTCCAG TCTGCTGTTGAACCATTTATTGAAGTCGTGGAAGAGTCTCCCACCCAAG CTGCGGAAAAACCTTGAAGAAACTGTCCAGTCTTTCAAAGTGACTAACGATGAGATGAAAGACGCTGTGGAATCTCCGGAGCTTCAGGAATGCAACAGCCTGTGCCAG AATCTGCAGGTAAAGATGCGAGGTCGCGGGTTCCCGTGGTCCAAACTGCTCATGGTTCTGCTGGTGTTTGTTGCCGGCTTCATTGCTCATGACGTCAGATCTCACGGCTCCTTCGCAG attcCACCACGGCCCTTCATCTGCGCAGCTCTGGGGTCACAGACGTTTCTCAGCAGGCCTGGAGCAAAGTAAAGCTGTACTCCACACAGGGCTTCAG CTGGTTGGAGACCAACACGCCTCATTATTACTCAGAGTGTGCACGGGTTTTGGGTCCCCTACTGGAACAAGGTTTGGAAAAGAGTAAAACAGCAGCCATCTTCATCTCTGAAAACACCACGCAGTTTATTCTCTGGGTTAAAGAAAAGACGCCGCAGGCCATAGAATGG GTGAACACCAACACTCCCGACAGTGTATTCCAGGTGTTGGCGTATTTGAAGgagctgctcctctctctccaccacAACTACATCTTGCCAGCGCTGGCGTATTTATCTGAACTGCTTCAACGAGCGTGGGCCAACTTACAGGAGTCCTGCAA TGGTGAGGTGTCTGTATCGTGTCTGCAAGGCCACGCTTTGTCCTTCACCAACACAACGTGGCAGCTGCTCCAACACACGACGACGGCCATTAAGACGTGGGCTCAGGATCTGCTCACACAggcgtga